CATAGGTTGAAATCATTCTCGGAAGCTAACAAACGGAGCAGCACAGTGagtatttcttcttcttcggcGATTCTGCGTTTGGATTCGGTTACGTCAAGAGCGGCGAGATATTCCAAAACCCTAGCAGACTCGATCTTCGAGTTTACACTTCCATTTCGCAAAAGCAAACAAATCGAAGCGAACCACTTTTGGTGATTGCTTCTGAAAATGGAAGAGTAAACTCGTTCCTTAACTCCATTTTGCGACGTAATCAGATCCAAAACCCTAACAACCAATTCCACAACCTCCATCTCCGCACTTTTGCAAAGAACACCAACGATCGCCTCAACAAAGCCATCGAAATCCCCCAAAAACCTCCGGTTCTCGTCGCGAGCACTAGCGAACTCCACAATTTTTTCAAGGAAATCACGGCGATCGACGTTTGCGGTTATATTCTCGATGAAAACCCGAAGTTGGTGAGAAGAGATCAACGAGGCCGTCGCGGcggcggcggtggtggtggAGTGGTGGAGCCAGAGGTGGATGAGGCGGTGGAGAGTGAGATTAGGGACGAAAATCTTAGAGGGAAGGACCTGCATGGTGGCGGGACACGTGTCGTGGCCTGATTCGAGCCAGTGCTGGATGCTGGAGCGGTCGTAGGTGACACCGGTGCAGAGGCTCACAGGGGATTTCATCACCTCCATTGAAATTGGGCACTTGAAGAGACTCGGTACAGTTATGTGCAGTTCCTCTCTACccattgtttctttgtttttctgaGTAGAGTTTGTTAGTTTCTTGAATTTAAGGGAGGGTGGGTCAAAGCTCAAAGGAGAGTGAATGTGACGTcgtttttgaatttaataagaGGTAGTCGTTAGTCAAATGTGTTATCGGTACTAAAGTCTGAGCGTGTACCATGTGCCGTGACTATTAAAGTGATGACCAGCGGAGCATGGTAAGTGTCAATTACGCGTCGTTTTCgcaacaattttacaataaaattaattttgcatgtatttatcaattattttctttccatttcagGGCTATTACAATATGGGGTATTTATTTCACAAGGCATACATATGTTTTTATAAACAGAAAATAGGACCTTTTTTTTCAGTTATAAAAACTCAAGTATGTGTAAAATACTATgtatatgagttttttttttctattacaatatttttttattttaataaaatattattggtTCTTATTTGAATCCAtcactaatattattatttgaattttaaaaaattgttatgctcactaatataatttttttcttgctattaacaacttattatttgaattttttaaaattgttatgcTAATACTTTTTCCCTATCATTAACAACTTAGGAGTATTATctaaactttttgaaattgatgtattaataacttttagaGAAATAtcatattcacaatattttcacaacaaattatagatggttagttgttattggttcaaatttgaacctaacactaagattacttttatacctaacaataacaactaataataactaaccatttaaaatttgttatataaatattgtgaaaatattaaagGCATATCATTTTCTTAACTTTTAATATTGTGCCCGTTATTCAGCGGATGATTTAAACCTAAAATGTAGAATAATAAAAAGGGACACTCTCAGTCTTACCTACCAGGGAGGACTCGCTGACTAAATCAAACTGAGGACTATAAATGTAATCAAAATTCAGTATTGAGAGctttcaagtttgaaaatttcTTCTCCGCGTATATGTGTGGACTGTGGACCGTGCAGGCCACTGCGAGCAAAGTCTTCATTAATTTGGGTCAGTACCGACGAGAGACGACCAAAGACTCCATTTATGAATCTCATGGTCCAATTTTTCTCCAAATCCCCcagtaaaaattttaacaaaataatagaatttatggttatttatttataaagtcAATTGAATTGGCGTAATTGGAACGAAAATCCTGTGTCTGTCAAGGACCCAATGCTCCGGCTAGTGCCTCGGTAAGTCTAGACTCTAGAGTAGCCACGGTTCCCATCTTGTTGTGCCCAACACGTCTTGACTCTTGAGGTCAGATTTTCTCCAAACGATGATGTTTCGttagacaaaaatatttattgaaattgaaccATAAAAAGGAAGCTAAGAGTAAGGAAAAAGTTTACCCCTAAGTCggttttgaagaaattttttcctCTAATTCATTACACAGCAATTGAAATGGGCAGTCACCTGAAATTTCCCTCCAACTCATTTAGTTATAATTGAAATGGTtattgtagggacacgattttcagatCAAGATTTTCagaccaaacccaaaaatatgaggatcttggcccagtgaactcagtacaataaatttgtagagagtgggtcaaagagctagactttagtgcatggataacagttaatatggtttcggatgatgagccaacaagaattgtaCCCagtttgtgcaagaaagtttgtTCTCAGCACAATCCGAGGTGCTatgttctagtatatattggatgacaatggttacaggagttgttgagattgctacagtgctttctcttctcctttttccatCCCCCATTCTCTGGGAtttctacccttatttatattacatctctcccttcatccttatcctacacgtggactacatatggacagttgatggtttatgctgatacTTGTCCAATCAGCCCcttctaaaagtcttctgggaTGGCTGTAAGGCTgtcataatactgttcagagatcacttcctcattaatgcggtggtagcagctttccctttgatatttttgagtccttatccctcttgtacgttcatgatgctcgttgctatcattagaacttcttggaatgtcatccttgatcattaggatctatactagATTTGTGTTTAGCTTTATCTGAGGAGATAGTACATCTCGGactcggaccacccatgcttctcggccaaaaccacatgctctcggccaaatctcaaaatccatgaccccacagtTATCATGTGTGCTATTAGTCACGTGATCTTTTCAATAAGTCAtatgatttatttaaataatatatacgGATAATCTTATAAATGATCATGTATTGGTTTGGAGGAAAAATGTGTCTTCTAAAGAAATAAGTCAACAACAATTCTACAATCCTTGAGTTTAGTTTGATTTCAAATtgcataaattatatttttatccaTCAAATATGGGTCACATTTAGGAGTGTGCATGAGTTGAGTTAGAGgactttttcaaatttatccAACTTTAGCAAGGTGAGAAATTCCCAATCATCAAATGTAGTAACAAAACCAATTCAACTAACATGATTATGAAAACGGCTAAGAAAGTGTTTTCAAGATACAAAAAATGCTTTTAATGTTATAGTTGTAAATTGATTGAAAACAGACCCCATTGATTTGTCAAAACTCTTTTAtcccttaaattaaaaaatttatctttatcacacacaaaaatctcatacttcaaatttgaaacttattattataaataattaaataaaaaaatacatgagcTCTATTCACttattattatccaaaaaaaaaaaagtaatctatagatctatatgttattttttgtaatttaaaaaaaaaaaaacataaacaatagAAATGGCCTcgcaaatattttttttttcaatattttgaaattttttcttaaaagtggGAGCCAAACACgtatattgtaaaaattattattcaaaaattagtttcaatttcaattttttgaaaattgttttcatactgttttgaaaagagaaaaaaaaaattcttcctaCCAAACAGGTCCttaatgttttgaaaatagCTGAGtgttttgttctgttttttaAAAGTAGATTTTGATCAAAACTATTTGATAATAtaccttttattttatctcAATAGAAGACTATTTAATTTTATTCGTGCAATAAGTCCTGCCAAACTTTCATGGCCTATTTGGTTTTGCAAttggtttaatttttacatATACCAGTGAGTAATTGGTctataaattagtttttttttaaaaataaaaaaattaagttgccTTTTTGTAGTATACAAACATTTCGATTTTAAAGATTGGAAGACTTGGTGTCTGTTTAGGAGCAACTTATCTAGCTTTTTGCCGAAAGTGTactaaagtatacttgtatcttaagaaaatttgaaaaagtgagaaaatgaaggaaaatatgaggtttaaaaaaaattgtacataaaaattaaaagctaaaagttaaagCTGATACCAAACACACTCTTGGTTTGACTTAATCCTTTTTAATTGTTACATGAGATAGGTTATACTtatgggaggataaaaaaagtggGAAACTTATTTGTTTAGTTGAGAAGAAATGTAAGGGgatagagaataaagttggtataaatttaaaattatgtctccattaaataaaaccaaacaaattaacacatttttttagcaaaagAATTGTGTATGTGCAAGgacgaagaagaaaaaaaaaagtaattgaaccACAAAGCaacaagatgaaaaaaaaagcaaaaaaagaagaagcaactAGAcgtagataaaataaataaatagcaaCCCAATGTTGGACGAACTAGGCATTTTTGTTAATTAGCCCAGTTCATCCTCTCCCCTTTCCATAGTTTTCTCCCCATTTTAGGGAGTAAACTTTTTGATGGGCATGGAGAGAAAACACATAGACCccaccacaattttttttttctccccctccCAATCAAACACCAATTAAAAATCATTCATctcttattttctctcatttatttTCCATCCACCCTATTTTACCTCTAAACAAACACATCTTTAGTATGTTCCATTTTGTAGTTGTTCTATTCCATCCTATGTTGGAATGtcctaaaatatattttgctttGAAAAGTTAATTAATACAagttttgttattaaaaaaccCTTTCctattctctttttttgttgatttaagttgttgtctctttgtgagttccagttagctcaactagtaaaatctctgatagttgaataagagatttgtagttcaattcccgcctacactagaaaccaattggtgtcttggtctaatgataaagagctattatcagagcggacgtcatagattgaaagtctaaaaaaaaatatttgctaTCTCTCTATGAATTTAATGATAATAAATCATGATAGAAATAatgtttaatatattaataataataataataataataataataataataatctctaAGCCTTTCAACAGAATCAATGGTAAGGTTCTATGGGGTCTATGGTGAAGGTTGAGAATTGAGATGGCTCCCTAGAATGCAGCAAGAGATTTAAGAGGCAATTGAACTCGCTGCAATGAAT
This genomic stretch from Castanea sativa cultivar Marrone di Chiusa Pesio chromosome 1, ASM4071231v1 harbors:
- the LOC142606006 gene encoding U-box domain-containing protein 28-like, producing the protein MGREELHITVPSLFKCPISMEVMKSPVSLCTGVTYDRSSIQHWLESGHDTCPATMQVLPSKIFVPNLTLHRLIHLWLHHSTTTAAAATASLISSHQLRVFIENITANVDRRDFLEKIVEFASARDENRRFLGDFDGFVEAIVGVLCKSAEMEVVELVVRVLDLITSQNGVKERVYSSIFRSNHQKWFASICLLLRNGSVNSKIESARVLEYLAALDVTESKRRIAEEEEILTVLLRLLASENDFNLCDAVLSCLTAVSVTRSVKPRLVRFRLIPILSEKLLNPNTKLSTAGKCVKLLSRVSTCPEGRSAISEAPKCVAAVVERLMKAGTEDAVAMLWGLCCVHGDKKVKDVVVKSNGVTKILLVMQSECEGHVRRMCGELVKALRVGCKVGGSGSGSGSGGDGALRRYETKTTHIMPC